The genomic segment attcagtcttcttgggtatgacactacaagcatgGCACGCCTGGATGGGGAGcgtttctgcacagctattttcaggtatctccagacaGGTGTCCAGACACAgagcaaactggcactaaccagaatggAAAGAGTCCTCAATTGGCAGAGTTGCAAAtaaactggccaataaaaagaaaagattaagatgggcaaaagaacacagatgctggacagaggaacagagcatccctgagtcgcctcttcactgttggcgtTGAGACAGGTATTTTGCGGgtattaatgaagctgccagttgaggacttgtgaggcgtctttttcttaaactagacactctaatgtacttgtcctcttgctcagtcgtgcaccggggcctcccacgctttctattctggttagggccagtttgcgctgttctgtgaagggattagtacacagcattgtacaagttcttcagtttcttggcaatttctcgcatggaatatccattatttctcagaacaagaataaactgacaagtttcagaagaaagttatttgttcgggccattttaagcctgtaattgaacccacatgctgatactaaactagtctaaagaaggccagttttattgctgctttaattagcacaacagttttcagctgtgctaacataaatgcaaaagggttttctaatgatcaattatccttttaaaattataaacctgGATTAGCTGACAACGTGCCtttggaatacaggagtgatggttgctgataatgggcctctgtacgcctatgttgatattccatttaaaaaatctgccgtttccacaatagtaatttacaacgtTAATGATATCTGCATCTATTTTTccactatatatggaaaaatacacgtttaaaAATTTGGACCaattgattggttgaaagaactgACGACTCTCGGTCGACCAAGATTCGGGGACAGCCCTAACTTGTTATAAGTGTATACGTGACGTCGAGCCTCGTAGAGCTATTTATGTTTGGTGTCTGTTTTGCTCATGCTTGTATGTACGATCTGTCAAACCACAAAACATAGCTTGTGCGTGCAACGAGTCAGTTTACTTGCTGCAGCAATCAAGGATCATTTGTGGGGTAAGGTAACGATGGCTATATGAAGAGAATGTATCACACAGCTTTGGGCAATAAGACTGCATGTATTTGGTATTGGCCACTACGTTCCCTGCAATAATAAGATTTAAATCTGATCTTATTTTAGACATTTTAAAATGTCGATTTATGACATTTTGGATTACATGAAGTTGACTATTCAGCTATCATAATGTCTTAGATTCAATCACTGGGCATATCTTGGTTAATCAGCCATGCTGTGTTGGCCATACAATTGTCTGAACTGGAATTTGACCCAGGTACCACTCTTGTTCCCTTTCTGCTCCCTGTACTGGTCCCTCAGCCCATGTGATGATGATGTCATCTGTTCCGGCTGTTCCAAGAGGTGGTCAGCAGATACCCGGCACCATATCGATGGGTCTGGTGAATCCATGCCCCCCTCTTTCCCAGTTGTACCATGAACAACTGGCCACAGGGTGCAGAGGGACTAGCAAGGACCAGAAGACTGCTGCGGCTTGTGTAGGACCTCTGATGACCATGTCTCTCAGACCAGCAGAGAGCAAAGCTAGAGATGGTAATCTTGGGATGAGCTCTGGTGGGAGAGAGCAACAGATCCCGGTGGAGCACAGGCAGAACGCTTTGGGCTCAGTCTCCAGTCTAGGAGGTCATGTCTATGGGACTGCTGGCTCTGCCGACTTCAGAAGAGCAGAGAGACCAGTGTCAGACCAGGTTTGGAATGTGTGTCTTGTTCTTAGTGTATGCTTATGTTTCTGCATGTGTGTCCCATGTGTAAACTTGTGTGTTGTCATTTTCAGGTTCAAGGCTTTCAAAGACCTGGCAACAATGGCAATGTCTTGGTTAATCCAAAACAACTAGGTAATGTACCATTGTTGATCTCAGTCTGTTGCATAGAAACAGCAGTAATGACACTACATAGTACAGACATTGAATGAGTCAAGGAGGCGAATCAGTGAATCTAAGAATTTCATATGAGCACTGCAAAGGTTTTAGAGATGCAGTTCCCATTTGGTCATTAGCCACCATGCGAAATCTCAAACGGTGCAACTAAATCCTTCAGCTACCCAAACCAAACAGCCTACCTCCCCAGTCCCCACGCAGCCTCTCACctatctgtgactgtgtgttCTGTACACAGAGCCTACCTCCAGAGCCTCAGCCAGGGCCTCGCCTCCGCTTCAAGGCTGCCCCCCTGGCCCTGCTCCCCCGGCCGGCCCCACAGGTGAGCAGCTGGGCATCCTGGAGCGCTGCCTGGCACCCCACCAGGCAGAGATGAAGGGGCTGCTGACGGGTGCCCTGGGCACCCTGTGCCAGCGGCTACaggtggtggagaggaggatggaggagctCTACGAGCAGGGAATCAAACACGGCAACAGCCTGGCCCTGCTCAACACCCAGGTGGGCCAGCTGGCGAGAAGGATGACCGCCACCACCAAACAGGACTTGTCACCTCTCCATGGTCTGGGTGAGTTGAGGTTGACGCGCTAAAGATTAGAAGGCACCACACTAAAAAGTGTATGCTTGCTCCCCTGTTATAAAGTCATTTTTAAGTGTTTTTAAGATGTGTGGATTATATCGTTTGTTCGTTAAgtcatactgacacacacagggTATGAAAGGCTAGGTTGTTGTCTGTGTGCTAGATGCTGCTGTGTTTAAGTACTTGATTGAATATTATTTTGTTGGTGTGTAGTAATGTTTTGGTTTCTTGTGTTGGTACAGGAACGGATCCAAGAGCACTGAAAGAAGAAAAGTTGGACTTCACCAAGCTGTTACCACATGGTCCAAACCCTTCATGCAATATGGGCTGCTCTGGAACAGACAAGGGGAGCCTCACTGGATGTCAATGGAGGATGGCGACAACATTTTCACCTAGCAACAGTCCGGCCCAGCGCTGTGAACACAATGAGGGATTTGGTGGGGAAATGAAAAGGACAGAGTTGGGGCACTTCTTATCCTCTGTCGGAAAAGAAGCAGTCACAGAGTGGTGCATACAGGGAAACTACTCCCCCATGTCGGATTCTGAGGATCTGGACATGGAGCTGGCTGGCGAGAAGGGGCAGGACGCTCCCACCTGGTTGGTCAATTCTGCCCTGGTGGACACAGAGTCTAGTGACAGCCAGGAAGTGACCCTTCTATCTCCTTCTTGGAAGGTGCAATCTGGGGACACTCaagtgaacaggagagggagtatggagacacatccacaccctCCTCATATACACGTCCCCACTCAATCACAAGGCCAATCCAAAAGCACTGAGATCCCAACGTGTCCAATTCCAAGTAAGGGTGGCACTATGGCTGCATTTTCTGAGGTGGTCCAGTTGAGCCCTATAGGAGCTTGCTCTCTGTTGGTACATTCCGTTAAAACCGTAGGCTCATCTAGGTCCGAGCACACAGGTAGAATAACTCCAACTTATTTCCAGCGAAGGATCACCAGTCCACCTCGCACTGACCACACGGCCTACACGCAGTCCTccaaagaggcagagaaagaccggaagcctgagaggaagaggCGGAACAAGAGGGAAGCGAAGGCACACCCGGTTGGCGAGTTCGTCTCCACTGCCGCCATGTCCATCAAGGGTAGCTTCTCCGCCCAGGTACAGGACCAACCGCAGGCTGGTGTGGGCAGGGAGACAGCCGATGAGAGGCAGTGGAGTCAACAACACGAGAGGTTTGTGGAGAGTATAAGGGTGTCATACGGTGGACAAGAAAATCAGACCCTTAGATTAACCGTACCTACTAATCAGCAACACTCTCCATTGTGCCATGCCCAATTTAAATCTCCAGACCGACTATCACCATCAGGTTCAGTCTCTGTGCCGTATTCCCGGTCTCCACCATTGACTGGCTACATGGACCCTCAGAAGGACAAACAAGCCCTCCTGCCCTTCCATTCTATCAGCCCCTCTCTGGACACCTCCGTGGCCTCCAAGTTCCCCTCTCCCCGAAATGGCTCTTGTAAATCTCTCATCGTTGGTGTT from the Oncorhynchus tshawytscha isolate Ot180627B linkage group LG33, Otsh_v2.0, whole genome shotgun sequence genome contains:
- the LOC112230793 gene encoding uncharacterized protein LOC112230793 isoform X1, encoding MMMSSVPAVPRGGQQIPGTISMGLVNPCPPLSQLYHEQLATGCRGTSKDQKTAAACVGPLMTMSLRPAESKARDGNLGMSSGGREQQIPVEHRQNALGSVSSLGGHVYGTAGSADFRRAERPVSDQVWNVQGFQRPGNNGNVLVNPKQLEPTSRASARASPPLQGCPPGPAPPAGPTGEQLGILERCLAPHQAEMKGLLTGALGTLCQRLQVVERRMEELYEQGIKHGNSLALLNTQVGQLARRMTATTKQDLSPLHGLGTDPRALKEEKLDFTKLLPHGPNPSCNMGCSGTDKGSLTGCQWRMATTFSPSNSPAQRCEHNEGFGGEMKRTELGHFLSSVGKEAVTEWCIQGNYSPMSDSEDLDMELAGEKGQDAPTWLVNSALVDTESSDSQEVTLLSPSWKVQSGDTQVNRRGSMETHPHPPHIHVPTQSQGQSKSTEIPTCPIPSKGGTMAAFSEVVQLSPIGACSLLVHSVKTVGSSRSEHTGRITPTYFQRRITSPPRTDHTAYTQSSKEAEKDRKPERKRRNKREAKAHPVGEFVSTAAMSIKGSFSAQVQDQPQAGVGRETADERQWSQQHERFVESIRVSYGGQENQTLRLTVPTNQQHSPLCHAQFKSPDRLSPSGSVSVPYSRSPPLTGYMDPQKDKQALLPFHSISPSLDTSVASKFPSPRNGSCKSLIVGVQSTHHECQALLVQLSDTANHLIAASPSPELPSPPDGGQSRRGNLPHFFNSKLKRHWDKDRPSCKKRQLKGISSTGGALAMTLLELQEETSQHHWQPLVILGSPVLLLSPLQLASLAQTFSRCCSKLLNGDTSTLQRGLSRLLRATGQFPMSLFSQMGFSKISKGGLSTVLAASSPTSFRHWFRHKCPATLMRLSATEMKTVVCQIMESRKKYMHLPLLPLKDYTGPSVLGNDHSTSFTSPPTQRCRVGLTPERALSQSRTSHGHSAKTMRLDNQPEPVPSLAIATANVKYPGLHGHGCSPSREGGLYEATVGAPPGQRSKRVSQIRIRKTVPKPDNNLTPMGLPKPKRLKKKEFSLEEIYTNKNYRSPTPNRSLETIFEEPKEKNGLLVCIGHQKRKRVLDFPDFTLPRKRKARANLLPLRVKGPRGRGRRGRPDDSDLDIMLIERLSELEDFFTCQGLED
- the LOC112230793 gene encoding uncharacterized protein LOC112230793 isoform X2, whose protein sequence is MMMSSVPAVPRGGQQIPGTISMGLVNPCPPLSQLYHEQLATGCRGTSKDQKTAAACVGPLMTMSLRPAESKARDGNLGMSSGGREQQIPVEHRQNALGSVSSLGGHVYGTAGSADFRRAERPVSDQVQGFQRPGNNGNVLVNPKQLEPTSRASARASPPLQGCPPGPAPPAGPTGEQLGILERCLAPHQAEMKGLLTGALGTLCQRLQVVERRMEELYEQGIKHGNSLALLNTQVGQLARRMTATTKQDLSPLHGLGTDPRALKEEKLDFTKLLPHGPNPSCNMGCSGTDKGSLTGCQWRMATTFSPSNSPAQRCEHNEGFGGEMKRTELGHFLSSVGKEAVTEWCIQGNYSPMSDSEDLDMELAGEKGQDAPTWLVNSALVDTESSDSQEVTLLSPSWKVQSGDTQVNRRGSMETHPHPPHIHVPTQSQGQSKSTEIPTCPIPSKGGTMAAFSEVVQLSPIGACSLLVHSVKTVGSSRSEHTGRITPTYFQRRITSPPRTDHTAYTQSSKEAEKDRKPERKRRNKREAKAHPVGEFVSTAAMSIKGSFSAQVQDQPQAGVGRETADERQWSQQHERFVESIRVSYGGQENQTLRLTVPTNQQHSPLCHAQFKSPDRLSPSGSVSVPYSRSPPLTGYMDPQKDKQALLPFHSISPSLDTSVASKFPSPRNGSCKSLIVGVQSTHHECQALLVQLSDTANHLIAASPSPELPSPPDGGQSRRGNLPHFFNSKLKRHWDKDRPSCKKRQLKGISSTGGALAMTLLELQEETSQHHWQPLVILGSPVLLLSPLQLASLAQTFSRCCSKLLNGDTSTLQRGLSRLLRATGQFPMSLFSQMGFSKISKGGLSTVLAASSPTSFRHWFRHKCPATLMRLSATEMKTVVCQIMESRKKYMHLPLLPLKDYTGPSVLGNDHSTSFTSPPTQRCRVGLTPERALSQSRTSHGHSAKTMRLDNQPEPVPSLAIATANVKYPGLHGHGCSPSREGGLYEATVGAPPGQRSKRVSQIRIRKTVPKPDNNLTPMGLPKPKRLKKKEFSLEEIYTNKNYRSPTPNRSLETIFEEPKEKNGLLVCIGHQKRKRVLDFPDFTLPRKRKARANLLPLRVKGPRGRGRRGRPDDSDLDIMLIERLSELEDFFTCQGLED